TTATTTTCTTCTCAAGTTATCCCCTTTGTAACTAGTTTTTCTCCAAATTACTCTTCTCCATAGGATAAGTTTATTTCCTGACATGAAGGATCTTAATGGAAGAAATTTCTGCTCGTGTGAAACCATGAATTTCTTCCTGTGAGTCAGTCTCCTCTCCTGTCCGTAACCAAAAAAAAAGCAAACAAACAGATATCATAGTTTCATGAATGTAACTACATTTACACATCCACATCAGAACTCACATCTCTACCAGATTACATATTACTTCCATGATCTCCTAGAACCTGCTCCAATTCTTTACCCGGCCAACTCACATCATTCAAACAGAACTCCATCTCCACTACTCATACTAATGGTCCGCCCTGATTTAGCTACAGGAGTCCTGCCATATGATTTTTTTGGTCACCTGAGCTCAAGCAATTGAGTTTGCTGAGACTTGCACAGAAAACTAACAATCATATCTTCTCACCACACTTAGATTTTATCTAACCTTGGGGGTCCCATAGTCTAATCAGATGCATTAGCAAATAAGACTTCATATACATGAGCACTCAATAGACATAGATGCATTGGAGAATAGAGGACCACTATTTATAGTGACTTTACCCATTCAGCCAGTTCGCACCCTCTACTCCTAGTATGCCCTCGATCATACTATATTCTGCTTTCATTATATTCAAGATAACTCAATAATagttcagcaaaaaaaaaaaaaaaaactcaataatACAAACTTCTGAAGTCAAAATATATTGCGGATGatttgaaatgtcttaattaGAAGTTAAATAGTAAGCTCTATATCATATTAAAGATGGATTTATCCATCATTACCTTTGGAAGGGGAAATTGGTGAACGGGCCATCGACCGGAATGGTTCCGCAAAGATCATTGTTTGAAACATCACTGTAGCAATTAAAAGCACCAATTCAACACCGAATCATAAAACAATGCAAAGAAGCTATAAAATTGTATCTTAGTTGGTTCTTCTTACAAGACTTTTAGGTTCGAGAGAGTGGCAAGCTCTCTTGGGATGGATCCCGAAAGCTTATTGTTGTTCAGACGCCTGCATCAACAATTGCCACATAAATTAAAGGAAAAACTTTTAGACCAAATCTTCAATTATAACATTAGGAAAAAAAACTTCCTTTCTATGACCACCAGGAAATTGGCGAACTTACAGGAATCGGAGCGACTTCAACTTGGCAAAGGACTTGGGGATTTCTCCCTGAAATCGGTTCCCATACAAATCCATGCTGATGAGGCTCTTCAAATTGCCCAATGCTTCAGGGATCTTCCCCTCGAAGTTGTTCCTGTAAAGTTCTCTGGAATCACAGAACCAAATCCAACACCAAACATCAACCAAAATCGCATCTTTGAACCAAAAACATGCATCCAAGGAAGCAAAGATTCGGACGTAGAAGTGCTTACAGATACTGAAGGTGCTGGAGGCGGCCGAGCTCGGGACCCAGAGGACCAGAGATGTTGGAATTGCCCAAATCCCTGAAaaccaaaaggaaaaaaaaaaaaaaaaaggcctttTTCTTAGAGAGAACGAAGGAATTACGTTGAGACAAGAGGAAGGGGGGAAAGGGGGGAAGGAGGGGGCGCACAGGCGGATCACGCGGTTGCGATCGTCGCAGGTGACATGGAACCAGGTGCAGGGGTTGACGAGGGTGGGGTCCCAGCTCTGGAGCACGTTGGTCGGGTCGGAGAGCCTCGCCCTCAACGCATGCAGCGCCTCCCCTGTTTTATCATTAACTAATCAGTATTAAGAGaagatcaaagatcaaatagactCAAGTCTCTCGCTTTTTTGGTCTGAAGGAAGGCAGGGTGGTAGAATCCATtaaattagagagagagaaagagatgagaagagtagtACCTTCGGAGTTGGTGGAGATGGCAGGATACacaacaaggagaagaaggaaagagaCGAAGTGGAGCCTGGACgccatgagaaagagagagagagagaggtggaagctCTTGGAATGGGAGAAATGGgaatggggggggggggggggggggtgggggagggATGTATGGGGTTGGGGAAGATGGTGGGAGGCAGTACCAGCGGCGGTCAACGCGAGGCGTCATGGAAGTCAGCAGTCAAAAGATGGAACGATGGAAAGAGAGGGGCACGCCATGCGCGTGGGCGTGGGGTTTGGTTTTGCGCGTCGGTGGGCCCCGCGGGGCAGGATTTCCAGGCGAAAGTGGgaggagagagaaggggaggagTTGGTGGGTTTTCCCATCCCTCGAGACTCGTCAAGGGGTGAATGGCCAGCAACAGACCAAGTCCATCGTCTTCGTAGTCGTCGTATGCGTGCGTCATGCTGCGTTTCGTATCACGGAAGGAGGCAGGCACGCAGTCTGCAACTCTGGAAACCCATATGCAAGCCCCGCACGTGATAGAAGTGTAAAATTAGGCgtaagggggggggggggtggggcggcgagagagagagagagtgtgtgtgtctCATGTCATGGATGGTTCAGCATCCTCATTCGACGGTGGAGATCATTTGTTCTGTGAACAATCACTAAGGTCACTCCTTATCGTCCGATAACCCCAAACAAAAAATCTCCCTATCCCCCAATCGAGCCATCGAGAGCATttaacttttcaaaattttaattagggGTGGCAACGGCATCGGACAACAGACAGATCGGCTCAGATATAGGATACACAAAATAATTTATCAAACTGCATCCAATTTATTTATTAAGTAGATTAAATATTCAGAGCAGGATATGATCGTTTTATTCAACTGataatctaatctaaactataatAAATTAAATGGATCAAACGGTTACACTaccgcccctaactttaattacTCTAGAAACAAGTTAATACttgaattaatttaaattgactaaagaagaagaagaacggaACAAAAACAAAGAGTGTTTGGAGCCATTGCAggagaaataaatataaaaaatatctgacTCTTTCAAACATATTTCATTTGACTCATGGAGATATAGCTCAGTTGATAGATCCTCAATCTTGCAATTGAATCGTTGCAATCACAGATTGGATATCTAATTGTCCAGATAGTTTCCTTTATATTTATAACAAGAGATATAATGGCAAAAGAGCATCTTTCAGCGGAAGCATTCCTACAAAACTGGGTTTATATATTACATTCACCACACTCCAATAAAAGTAGACGGAGCTCTGCATCCACCCCTCAGAATTATTTCAAAAGCAGTCTATAAACAGTAACGACACGAGGACAATTCACGTGTTTAGAGTAAACGTTCATTCACGTCGGAGACAATTGGCCTCACATGCGAGAGGACCAGAATGGAGGGCCCACCGGACTCAACCCAATCTCTCCAGCAGCATATCGTTGCTTTGGTACGGACTCTCTCTTGTACTGGTAACGGGAGAAAAGAGAACTACGAAAAGAAATGGCTAAATTCCAAGCAAATTAGGAGGCTGAGTTCGACTTGCAGCAGTAAATATGAATTCAGCACCCCAGACAGTGAATGTCACCATTTCATTTACTTTCTAATCCTATTGGCAAATTCATCATCTATCAACTGCAGTGAACTAATTCAGGACCCCGACCTCTGAAAGTAACCAATCCATTAACTTTCTAATCCCGATCGAGCAGTATCGGTGAATTCATCATATATCAACTGCAGtgaaaatataatgaaataaaggtAAAAAAATTGTAAATCATAATACAGTGAGGAGCATTACCAAAAGGAGTGTATTCAGATTCATGCCAGTTTGGCAAGCACAAGACCTCTTTAAGTCGTGGAAGAATGGGGAAGTGTATGCTTTTCTAAAGCTTTCACTTCAACCGAACAATACAAACCCTGAAAGAAATGAAATAGATTAACATGACcaaatgtttctttttttttttttttgttcgagtTATTTCTGTCTGGATTTCATGTTAATCAACTTTCAACCAAAAACATCTTCAGGTTCATCTGTCTTCTCTTGTTCTTGCATGTTGCTCCATATCAAACAGGTCAGTAACCAAATAAAAAGCTATCTTCCTGCCAAACTTTGGTCAACTTAGAAAGATCACTGTCCAATCTAAAAGGGAATCCACATGAAAATTTATTCTTAGGGCACTGTACCGCAGAAATTGCTGCTCATTATAAACAAATAAATGGAAAGAACCAATGAATACCCATGCAACCGAAATTAGAGACAATGAGTTATAAACCATTATTTCATTATCCCTGTTCTGTTAGTATATCAATCTGAGAACTGTAGATATCTAATCGGATAGCTTCAAAAATAGGAGTCTCATTATCATCTCACAGAAGTTAGTGTACTTTATCCAACATATTCAGTTTCCTATTTGAGATCATCATCTCTCCATCCTTTTGCATAATGAGATGGGAGAATCGTAAATCATATGTTAGTGCAATATCATTCTTAAGTGCATCCTGATCTCTCCGCATATTCCCTGGTAAAACTTGTTCCCTTTTCAGTATATTTTGGTCCAACACAAAGTTAGATCTTCCTAAGAGCACAGATCCGTAATTCCATTTTACAAATTTCACATCCACCTTAGCTTCATTAACCAATGACCAGAAAGGATTTCCTCTTGATCATCAGATTTTGTTTACACCTATAATAATTGCAAGAAGGTAGGATTCATTCTGAACTACCAAATCTTTGCATAAGTATCCAAGCTTGCAAAGAGATTCTGTGTTCAGCCAAGTGGGCAAAAGTACCTAACCCCTTTTACCCACATAGCCGAGACCAAGATTTGTGGTTGGTTTCGAGATTAACAACAATGAAGCTACTAATATTTCTGTTTGTTTAATAAGAATAACCAAACGTCCAGAAATACCTAAGTTGTTACCCCTTACCAACTCAAAGTTTAACCAATAAATGAAATATTCTGGTAACTAGATAGTCCAGATAGGCCAAAGACATAAAGGCAAATTAAATACACTCTAAATGAATGACCTACAATAGGCATTACTTATATGAGACATGGTTTGCAATTATTTGTCATGATTAACAATGCACAAACTCTGCGAGAAGGCAATTTCCTTAAGGATTGCTGGAAAATATAAATACAGTGATCAATGTTTTAAGTCATCTCAACTTTGATTAATCAATATATGGTTAGATTGATCAATGATCTATCAATATTATAGGTGCTTGTCTACTCCAGTGTCTAATTATGCACCATACTCCACTCCTCTCCCCATCTCtccaaagagaaaagaaaagctgCAATGGGAGACATATACGAACAACATAAAAAGAAAGAATCTCAATAGGGCTTCAAGCTTCAACTGAAGGTACACAAATTTTACCACATTCACAAACAAGACTCATTGCTGATTCATCTTTTATTAACCATATAGTAATGACtagatttttttagttttttaatgGGAGGATCAATCACTTTCAAAACAAATATATCGCAAAGTATGAAGTCATGCTGATTGTATTCTATGGGATGAAGAACAATAAACAGCATAGGCGATCAGAAGATTATGACACTTGCTATCCTACAAATATGGTTTGCGATTAAGAGAGTGACTACAGAGGCTAACAATTTCAAAAAGCTTGGTCAACTTAAGTGCCAGGCAGAATAAGCTCAATTGCCAAAACCTAAACCTCTACATCTCAAAAGTTCCAAACTAAGAATAACAAGCAGGAAACAGGCATTGATAGCACAGAGCACTTGCATGGATGGTATCATCCCTTGCCACTTGAGCAGGGGATGAGTGTTCAATTACGGCTGGAGTCTACCCTCAAGAGTGGGGTGTGTATAGGGTGGAAGGTGGGGATTGGTCCGTCCTAatctcagaaaaagaaaagaaatacatTGCAACCGGTGGTTGCTCTCCATCTACAGCAGGCATCAAGGCATCAACTTATTATGTGGACAAGGATAACCTTAGAATTATTTAACAGGTTAAAGAATGATTTTTGTTTTAAAGAATATAAAATGCATAGTTGCATTGCTACTCTGCTTCATCTTGAAATCTAGTATCAAATGAATCCACCAAGGTTATTTAAGATCATGATATAGATACAGCGAGGAAAAACCAAAGCAGCAAAAGGGTCGACCAATTGAAACCATGTCCACTCTCTCATATAGTATAAAGCACAAAGACACGACAAATTCTATGGTCTTGACAGATAGAGTGTTCAACATATGGCATCCAGTTAGAGGGCTTATCTAGGTGTAtccatataaaatttaatttgattcgaGGATATGCTTCCGTTCTTACTTCTATTTTTTGAGGTGGGTGAAACATTGGTACACATCTGACTTTGGATGTTTCGCTTCAGCATGCTCTCTGCACTTAACTTCTGACGTGGTACACATGAATGTCTGCATACACACCTTGCACTGCATTCAGGTCAACATAAAATACAGGGGAACCATTAACAAATATTACCAAATAGAAGAGGATAAAAATAACAAGAACAAAGTTGTAGACTTTTAAAACAGCATGCATTGTTTATGCATTAAAACACTTGAAACCTATCACCACATAGCATGTTAATCATGAAGAGCAAAGAACATGCTCCAAAATCCCTACTATAGTTGAAAGCCCCATCTTAGAGTGTATAAGTTGGTTAGCACAGACACATACAGCTATCTAGAAAGGGCTATTAACTAGTTATGGTCCTTGCAATGCAGTGTTCTAGGAGGGGCGGACCAGGTACAAACCTAACCATTAGCCTTTTTTTTGCACAAGTAGCGGCCCTGGGACTCAAACTGGCACCATTGACCTTGGAACATGACGAGCTATCTCACCAATGAAACCCAACTCAGATACCCACTCAACATATAGTTGGATAAGTTGGCAAAACTAACACTCAAGAATTACAAGATCAGAAGCATGAAAGAAATCAGCAACTCAAtcttcaaaacataatctacccaAAAGGGCCAAAACACACAATAGCTCCAAAGAAAAGGTAATAATGATAACGCTGCAGGTACCTCAAACATCCTCTAGTTATTTTGCATGAGTACAGGAATATGTTCCATCTCATCACAGTTGGAGGCCCGATGAATTCCAATCATAAAGCATAATAATGGTTTGATTAATTATACATTGGTCCAAAACCAAGGGTGTCCCTTGCTAGCTACAAAGATTTGATAGAAGAAGCTCATACTCTCATGCTCAATCTGCTACCTAACCCGTCGGCCCAATAGCATAAGATTTTAGATAACAATGTATATTAGGCTCAAATACTCCTCCCGTGAAGCCTAGACCATGCACATTGAGGGATAAATGAGACAAGCCATCAAACGAGTCGGGACAAGAACTGtattaattaaaaaatcaattgaGTTGCAGGAAATTTGAACCCGAGACCTTACCATGCTAAATTAACTGCATGACACCAAGAGCTTAAGATTTTACGGAACCGTTCATCAATGCAGATCAGGCATAAGAAAATCGAAAGATGAGCAAGATCCAGATTTCACAGAGTGGGGAAACAGGTTAAAAACAACGTCCCAATGCATGATAATCTCCATTTCCGGTCTATATTTATTTGACATCAGAAATAATAAAATTAACACCTAATTACTGGAAAGATTGCGTACAATTTCATAACTTATATCTCACCCATTCTCTATCCAAGAATTTGTTTTTCGATATAGACCAATCGATGAGAATCCCCAAAAATTCCCCAGCCCAAGACCCTTATTCTAAGTTTTGGTGAACTAAATTGAAGAAGGATTAGAAGGAGAAAAAGGCAAAACGATTAGAACCTGGATGGTCATGGCTTTCTTGTTGGATTCCAGCTGACTCCCTGCACAacaaatttttatatgaaaataAATCAACGAATCAaagaataaaagaaagattcttacAGGATTTCAATGAGATCTAGACGGAGACTTAGAGAttgacacacacaaacacacacagagagagagagagaggaggaggatttTGGATACTAACCCTTGGGGGCTTTATTCTTCTCCATGTTCTTCTCCCGCGCCATCTTGGACTTCTGACCGTTGCCTCCCCCCATCGTCGATCGATCGATCTCTCCCTTACGCTTTCGGCTTTCTTTGTCGTGAGAGAAGGACAAGAGGAAAGGAAATCTCCAAGAATAAAAGGCTAAAGCCGCGGAGGAAGAGGCGGCCGGTCTCAACGACAACGAGTCCAAGGAGGGCGAAAGGAAAAGACAAGCCGTAATAATTTAAACGTAAAATTACATTTGCACCCTCTCAGGTTGCATCTTTCCCGCGAAAGGCGACATACACCGTTGGATCGCGCCGCTGCTGCCACAGTGGACGGTGGCAACAGGCAGCAATGATGATGGGTTACGCAGAGGCAAGAGAAGCCTCGCTTCTACTTTCCTCCGTCTCCCTTTGTCCAGCCATTTGGAGCGCAACAatataacctttttttttttttttttttaattttttttatccttcATCTTTTTTATAGTAGTGCAATaatatgtcataaaaaatatcatgtttttaaattagaaCTGTCAAAATAGACTGGACCACTCCTAATCCATATGAATTATAATTTTGGATCCAGCCCTCAGACTCGATCCACTTATTAAAAGAATCATAAAAACCCAATCCGGTCCTAACCCACGTAGGCAATGAGTTAGGAGCGGgtcaaccctttttttttttttttttttttctagggcCGAAATCGCAGTGAGTTAGGAGTAGgtcaatccttttttttttttttttctaaggccGAAATCCACTCGAACCACTCCCCTGTGTCAGCTATCACCGTCACCATCCGGCACTGCACACCATGAGTCTACCTCCTATCACCGTCCGACACCACTGCTTCTCTCCTCCAAGAATCGTCTGGAGGGAGGGGCGTCAGGGACCACCGAGAGGAGGGAAGGGGGGTAGAAAGGGACACTGTGGACCGTCGAGAGGACTGAGAAGGAAGGAGGGGCGGCGGTACGccagaggagaggagaagagggggcaagccaagaggaggagggagaaccatcgaggattgagagagagagggagagagagggggtttCTCGCACCAGAGACCAAGAGAGAAGTTGAGGGGATGCACAGGGACCGTTGGCGGTATGCCAGAGAGGAGGAGGGGGACGGGCCGAGAGGAGGGAGGGCCATCGAGAATCGACAGGGAAAGAAAGGGGGATTCTTGCACTGGAGAGTCAGGGATCGAGAGGAAGAGGGAGGATATGGGCCAACCCATGGACTGAACCGATCCTAATCCAGTTCAATCCATGGGCTATAAGGCTCAGACCAAAAAATCTATTTGCACAAATGGGACAGAATTTTTCGATCCGGCCTGATCTGTTTGTAGAGCCAAATAGGCTGGCCCATGGATTATGACCAATTTTGACAACTCTATCCTGAATTGAAGTATAACAAATTCTGAGCCTGTTTAGATGGAGGGGTAATTTATCCATGAATAATGTTAAATGATGGTTGAAAGTGAGAAGAACAGGAGCAAGACAAAAGAAACAATTGATAGGATCAAAGAAACGCACAAATCAGACAGCCTGGATACCATGTTCCTCATTGGTGGTGATTCACCCTATACTAATTCCTTCTTTAGGATTGGAAGCTCCCAAAATTTTCAGAAAGGATTAAACTCCCCTCTTGATATCTTATCCTCTCTAATAAACATATACAGATACACTCTAGGAACGGtttattttggcttccaattaCAACAGTTAAGGCCAACCCACAAATCATATCACAGGGTGGACCAAACATGTTATACTTCGATGAAAAGATAGCAGCATAGTCAACCATGAACTATAATACGTACGGTAGAAGCGTTTTCCTTGTTATTTCAAGCAAACATTTACAATAACTAGTGTCTTTTGACAGAAAGCATCAGACATTTAGTCTCAAGAATCTCTTGCAACAGATTGCCAAAATATATGGTTGGCTTCTCACTAAATGGTTTACATAGAAGCCAGTACTAC
This genomic window from Elaeis guineensis isolate ETL-2024a chromosome 13, EG11, whole genome shotgun sequence contains:
- the LOC105032514 gene encoding leucine-rich repeat protein 2; amino-acid sequence: MASRLHFVSFLLLLVVYPAISTNSEGEALHALRARLSDPTNVLQSWDPTLVNPCTWFHVTCDDRNRVIRLDLGNSNISGPLGPELGRLQHLQYLELYRNNFEGKIPEALGNLKSLISMDLYGNRFQGEIPKSFAKLKSLRFLRLNNNKLSGSIPRELATLSNLKVFDVSNNDLCGTIPVDGPFTNFPFQSFENNSRLNGPELQGLVPYDFGC
- the LOC105032515 gene encoding uncharacterized protein At2g23090 — encoded protein: MGGGNGQKSKMAREKNMEKNKAPKGSQLESNKKAMTIQCKVCMQTFMCTTSEVKCREHAEAKHPKSDVYQCFTHLKK